A part of Miscanthus floridulus cultivar M001 chromosome 6, ASM1932011v1, whole genome shotgun sequence genomic DNA contains:
- the LOC136457698 gene encoding uncharacterized protein, producing the protein MGNSLRCCLACVLPCGALDLVRIVHLSGRVDEYGRAVSAGEVLAAHPNHVLSRPCSSPQGVVRRILIVSPDSELERGEIYFLIPAASVPDAKKAAGAGGGAGTPSRHVRSKSEGSVVVAAVTDWQLGQLGAESPPEKEAAKKKQQHKRAAAQQHRRRMSTGSHAAPWQPHLACIAEDL; encoded by the coding sequence ATGGGCAACAGCCTGCGGTGCTGCCTGGCGTGCGTGCTGCCGTGCGGCGCGCTGGACCTGGTGCGGATCGTGCACCTCAGCGGCCGCGTCGACGAGTACGGCCGCGCCGTGTCGGCCGGGGAGGTGCTGGCGGCGCACCCAAACCACGTGCTCAGCAGGCCCTGCTCGTCGCCGCAGGGGGTGGTGCGCAGGATCCTCATCGTGTCGCCGGACTCGGAGCTGGAGCGCGGGGAGATCTACTTCCTCATCCCGGCCGCGTCCGTGCCCGACGCCAAGAAGGCCGCCGGCGCCGGAGGCGGTGCTGGCACGCCGAGCCGGCACGTGCGCAGCAAGTCCGAAGGcagcgtcgtcgtcgccgccgtgaCCGACTGGCAGCTGGGGCAGCTCGGCGCCGAGTCTCCGCCGGAGAAGGAGGcagccaagaagaagcagcagcacaAGAGGGCGGCCGCGCAGCAGCACCGGCGGCGCATGAGCACCGGCAGCCACGCCGCGCCGTGGCAGCCGCACCTCGCCTGCATCGCGGAGGACCTCTGA